From the genome of Methylocystis heyeri:
CGGCAGGGTCGTCGCCGCAATCGCCGCCGCCAAACCCAGGGTAATGGCGCGCACGGAACGCGCCCCCATGAATTTGGCGAAGATTTCGCCGATAGATAGTGCCATTTTAATTGTCTCCCTTAGAGCTTTGCTGTTTTCGCCGCCGGAGCCCGCAATCGGCTCCGGCTTTGTTTGTTTTGGTCTGAAGCAGAGCGCCTTAGATCTCGTCGTTGGCGAGATAGTCGGTCCGGGCGAACCATTTGCCGATCTTCCACCACAGGAAGTAGACCAGCATGGACACGAAGCCGGAGAAGAAGGCCGCGACAGGCACGACGTCCTTGCCGAAGGTGCGCAGCGTGCCGCGCTCGATCATGCGGATGTATTCGGGCGTGCCGGTGCGGACATATTCGAAGCCGATCAGATCGGCGAGCGTCAGCAGAACGCCGTTGACCTCGGCGGCCTGATGATACTGGGCGAGAACCGGCCAGTTGTTCGGATAGAACAGCAGACCCCAGCCCATCGAACCGACCAGCGCGGTCACCAGCCAGCTGCCCGAAAGCAGGAGCACGATGTCGAGCCAGAAGGCCATCGGGATCAGAGCGGACGGGAACACCAGGCTGATCGGGAAGAAGGTCCAGCCCCAGAAGTTGTCGTAGCGGTTGATCCATTCACCGACCAGCAGCGCCAGAACGACGACAGTGGCGCCGAAGGGCAGCCGGAACTTGGTCCAGAAGAAGGACTGCGCGGCGGCGGCGAAGCACATGGCGACGATAGGCGCCACGGTCGGCCACATACGGCGGTCCTTGAAGTCGATCCAGAAATCCCAGTCGCCCGCCAGCAGCATGTAATGAATGTGGTAGGAGCCCAGCAGGACCAGGAACAGGATGAAGAGGAGGATCCAGTCGGTCAGAATGACGCAACCGAGAAATTCCTCTTTTGATTTCCAGGCTTTGCCTGCCGGCGCGCCTGCCTCGGTAGATAGTGACATCTTTTAGCTCTCCCTTATTTGCCTCCCGAGCTGAGCCCGGATGTTTGATTTTCAGGACGCAGACCTCCCGTGCTCTCGCGTGGAATCGCGAAAACCCAAAAAACCTGCGTCGCGTATCGTTGGATTGGCCGGGAAGCAGCCGCCGCTCGTTCGTGAGGGCTGGAGCCGAAGCCGCAGCTGCTTCCCCTATCGGTTCGGAGGAACGCCCTGGGAGAAGCACTCCCCGGAACCGATGTTCTCTTCGACTGGAGCGCACTGTCGCAAAAGTCGTTATGCCTTCGCGATGTGAATGCGCTCCACCCTTGTGATCTGGCGCGATTTCCTGTCGATCTGACGATTATGTCCGATCGGAGGACACGCGAAACGATCAGAGCGCGAGAACGTCCTTCTCGTATTCCTTGGAGAGCTCGATCACGCGGCCGAGCACCTGGAGCACCACGCCGAAGACGGCGAGAGCGAACCAGCCGAAGAACACGAAGCCCCAGTGCAGCGGAGCGGTGAACAGTTCTTCCATGAACCAGAAGGTATGGCCCCACTCGTTCAGGCCGACGTTCGGGAAAATCATGAACGGACCGGCGAAGAACAGCAGGAACGCAACCGAGATGTTCTTGGCGAACATCGGGATGCGGGTGCGCGCATACATGAAGGCGCCCCAGCCGGCGATGATGTAGATCGGATAGCTGAGGTAGAACTCGAGGATGTGGCTCGGCGTGAAGTCCGTGTCACGAATGACGGTCTGATGCCAGGTGCCGTCCTGCTCGGTGAAATAGCTCGCGCCCCAATACACCGTGAAGGCGTAAACCAGGAGCCAGCCCACGAGGGTGATCAGGCGGCGCATTTCTTCGCGCGGCGTGACGGCCTCGATGTTGCGATCGCGGGTCTTCCAGAGATAGCCGCCGATGGCGCAGAACGAGATGAACTCGAGCGGCAGCTCGGTCCACATGATGTTGAGCCAGTAGGTCTGAAATTCCGGCGCGAAGGAGTCGAGACCCGCTTTCCAGCCGAAATACTGCTCATAGATGCGAATGCCGACGTAGAACATGCCAAGGCAGAACATGGCGATGTAGGCGGGTTTGAAGTTGACGATCGAGTCAACCTCGGCCCGCTGCCCGGCGGCCGCTTTTTCGGTGGCCAAACTCATTTGATTTCCTCCTCTAGTGCTCCCGGCGTTTGTCGGACGCCTCCGTTTCGTTCTCGTTTCGAGGGCCCCGGTTGAGCCAGCGCTTCCCCGGACTCCGCTTCAGGCGAAAACGACGCAACCCACGATCATTTGCCCGCCGACGCCATTACATGACGCCCGCACGCCCAGATCGAAGTACAGCCTGATCGGCGTAGGTTGTGGCCGGAAGCTATCAAGCGATTTTCGTTTAATCCAACAAATAATACAGTTGCTAGCGCGACAATGTGTAGCAATGCATGTATTATATGTCTCACGTGCAGAATATTATTATACATTGATGCGCGTAATTAGGAGACACCCCGACGGCATCTGGGATTTATAGCGTCTAATTATTAGGCGCCATTGCATCTTATTATTACATACATTGCTTCGCGACACTTCGCCGCATGTGTTTAGACTATTGTTTGCAATCTCATTCTGGAATGGATGTCGCGATCGCCGGCGCGCATCGCAAGAACATGCGCTCTGAGTCGCGAGATCACATTGGGAGGAAAAACAATGGCGTTGCATAAGGTGAACGAGCTCGGATGGGTCGCCGCTTGGGTCGGCTTCATCATCTTCCTTTTCGCGATCTTCATCCCCACCGTGAACCGGTCGCTGAACCTCTGACGGCCTGCGGGCTTTCCCGCATCAAAAGGCCTACTTCTTCTCAAATCCGCCCGGGGCCGAATTCGGCTCCGGGTTTTTTTTGCGGGAAATCGCACCCCGTCGCCCTTCCCGTCGGCGCACAAAAAAGCCCCCGCCTCAGCGCCGGGCTCAGTTTATTTGCAAACCTCTGAGAACGGCCTCGTCTTTCGAGATGCGAGCCAAGTCCACCTGCCGAGATGAGGCCTGATGCGGTTTCCGGCCGATCTGCTCGGGAGCAGCCACATCGAGAAAACGGTCCCCTCGCCCTGAGCCCGCTAACGCGCGTACCGCTCGGCGTAGCCCGTCATTGACGGGCGCCCAACAGGACGCCCCAGGATCGTTCGAGCGATCGGAAATCGCGCCGGAAAGTTGTCAACTTTGGTGGAATGCGCTCTGGCGGGCGTCTCGAAGGGCGGCTGGCCGCCTCGTCGCCTGGAACATCCTTCGAGGCTTTTCGCGTTCTGCAAAAGCGCCTCTCGATGAGGCGTCGGGCGGGGCTCAAGACACAGAGATCAACCAGAATTCCAATGAGCAGCCGACAAAAGAAAAAAAGCCCCTCATGCCGGAGAGCCGCAAAGCAGGCGTCTCGAAGCACGAGGGGCGTTGTCGCGACTTTGTCAGCAGATAAGCCCGGCGCAGCGCCGGGCTTCCTCATTCGCGCCGGCGCCGGCGCGTCGATCAATATTTGGCGACGACAGGCTCCGCGGAAGCGCCGTTGAAGTGGTAATTCACCCCGAGACGGAACACATGCCCGTCGAACGTGCCCGTATGCATGACGCCCGAGAGTCCGGATTTGTTGGCGTAATAAAGAGCGCCGACATTGGCCGTATTGGCCGTGCCGAGGTCGTAATAAAGATATTCGCCCTTGACGCTCACTCTCGGAAGCACCAGCCATTCGACGCCGGCGCCCGCCGTCCAGCCGAGACGCATGTCGTCATAGCCGAGCCAGCTGCCCCCCTGGTAGAGCACCGGCCTGAGGCTGGGGCTGAAATAGGTCGCGCGGAGGTCGGTTTCGCCCCAGGCGAGACCGCCCGTCGCATAGGCGAGGATCGCAGGCGTCACGAGATAGCCCGCCCGGCCGCGCGCCGTGCCGAGATAAGGCACGTTGCGGCCCGCCTGGGTATAGGTCAAGGGATTCCCGGACCAGGCCGCCCAATTGGCGGCGCCGGAAGTAATTCCCGACAGATCCGCCTCGATGCCGGCGAGATATTTGTCGCAGAACACCCGATCGTAACCGAACTGCACGCCGCCGATGAAGCCGCGGCTGTTCAGCGACACATTGGACGGCAGTCCTCCGGATCCGTAGAGCGCGGCATAGCCGCCGGAACCGCCGTAAATGAAGTCGGAATTGTTGTCCGCGGACGTCGTAAAGCCTGCGCTCACGCCGACATGGGCGCCGGTCCAGGGCGAGCGCGGCGGCGCGTCCGGGGCGGTTTTCGGCCCCTTGAAGATGCCGGCGACCTCGGTCCTGTGCTCTTCCTCCTCCTCGCCGACTCTCCAGCGCAGCGCCATGCCGGCCATCCAGTTCTTGGCGAGCTGCGGCCCGTTCAGGTTCTGATAGACCGGAACGCCGCCCTCGAAGCCGACCGAGAGGCCGGGAAGGCCGAACAGCTTGCCGTCGATGTCGATGCCGCCGTAAACCTCGATGCGCTTGCCGCCATACCAGAGCGGATTGGCGCTCGGCAGCTTTCCGAACAGCCACCAGTCGGCGCCGGATATCTGGCTCTGAATATTGAAATTGGTACGGAAGGTCGTCGTTACGCCGGGTATCCAGGTGTAGCCGAACCAGCCGTTGAATTCCTGGTAATTGCCCCACCTGTAGCCTTCGGGATTCATACCGAGGCCCAGACGCGCGCGATAGGAAAGGCCCCAGGACCAGGCGTCCAGATGGCCGCCATAGAGAATGCCGGGCAAGACGTCGAAAGTGCCGGTTCCCGGCTGCATGCCGTAGAAGGCCTCGTTTATGGCGTAGGTCCCGGTGGTCTGCATCACCGCCCCGCCGATATTGTGATTGCTGCCGGTGGGGAAGGCCATGCCGAGATTGACTTTGACGCGATGGATCGGATCCTCGTAGGCGCGCCAGACCAGCGACGCCGAGACGTCTGCGATCGTGTCCGTGCCCGGATTGCTGGTCCCGCGCTGGATGATGTTGCCCGCTCCGAAGCCCGGACCGGTGCCGAAGACATTGAGGTATGAAAGCCTTTGGATCGTGCCCGCGGTGAGGACCACCGACCAGTCCTTCATCAGGCCATAGGCGAGAGTGACGGTTTGCATCTTGCCGAACTGTTCCTGCGGAACAACGGTCAGAAGCGTCGAGGGATTCCAGTACCAGCGGTTGAACGTGACCACCTGCTGGGGCGTGACATTGTTGGTCCCGACCTGCACATGGGCGTTGTCGAAGAAGGTCGGAATGACGGAGATCACCAGCTTGCCGGGAGCGGGCAGATTGTCTCCGAACACAGCCAACGGCACGGGCGGCGCCTTTTGCGGGGCCGCCTCGGGGGCCGGGGCTGGAGCGGGGGAAGTCACCGACGGATCGGCCGCCAAGGCCGTTCCGGCGGCTCCGCCCGCCAGCGCTATATATAAAGTCCGCCATGCTACGCGGCGATACCGTCCGGCCCGTGTTTTATTCATTCTCGCCCCCAGTTCCCAAAAGACCGCTTTCTGGACGCACGTCTGCTAAGGCTGGCGATATTCCCTCGCGGGAAATACCGTTCGGCCTGTCGGCTGGCTTCTCCGGGTGATTCGGCGGAAGGCGAAGCAGAAAATGCGGTTCGTTATGTAACTCAATTACTAATACAGAACCGCCGCCTCGCAAGCGTAAATGATTTCAATATGACGGAATTCTTTCACCCGTTGCATAACTGCAACGCTTGCGCAAAAATCGCGCAGAACGATCAAAAACTTGTCTGAACTTCTATGGATCGGGCAACCGCGTGAGTCGTGAAAGTCGATAGAAAAAGTATAAACATAGGGCATAAGCTTTTTAGCCGGGGCAATTGCAAAGGAATCCCGGCGGATTTATTCAAGGGAAATCGGTTCAGGGGTTTGATCTGGCGGCGCCCTTGATCGGCCGATACCGTCCGATCGGAAAGCGCCAGATAATCAGCCGACCAATCCAGCCGCGAGATAATAAAGGCCGAGCAAACCTATCCCCGCGGCGTAAGCGGTCATGTTCCGCTGCAGCCCCATGGCGTCCAGAATGCGCTGAAGCCTCTCCTGCGACGCGAAGAGAAGCAGCAGTCCGCTGAGATAAAGCGCCCAGCCGAACAGCGTCACCGCCACGGGAAGCGCGCCGCCGCTCCATATGTCGTGCCCGATGACGATCGCGAGGCCGAAGCCCGTGCGCAGGACCCCGCTGAACATCACGATCATAGGGTCGGCGACCGCGCGCTGCGCGATCTCCGCCATTTCCTTCGCGCGCGCGACCATCGCCGCCGCCAGGGTCGCCAGCAGGGCGCCGATCAGCTTGGCGAGGAAAAGCGTGAGCGCAGTCACGAGCCCCCCTTACACCGCAGCGGAGTGGCGTGCGGCGCCCTTCGCCAGATAGGCGTCGAAGGCGGCCGCGGCCAGCCGCACGAAGGGCCTGCCGGCGGGCTTCATGGCCACGCGCCGGCCGTCCAGCTGCAACAGCCCCTGCCGCTCCAGCTCGGCGAGTTCGGACGCCGCCGCGTCGAAGGCGTCGGGGTCGAAACCGTGCCTGAGCGCGAGGTCGCCGTAGTCGATCGTGAAGTCGCACATCAGGCGTTCGATGACCTCTCCGCGCGCGATGTCCTCCTGCGTGAAAGCCAATCCGCGGGCAGTCGCGAAGCGCCCCGCCTCGATCGCCCTGCGCCAACCGGCGTTGTCGGCGGCGTTGCCGATGAAACCCTGGGGCAGCCGGCCTATCGAGGAGACGCCGAAAGGCAGCAGCGCATCGGCGGCGTCGGTCGTATAGCCCTGGAAATTGCGCCGCATCCTGCCCTCTCGCGCGGCCTGCGCGAGAGGATCGCCCGGAAGAGCGAAGTGGTCGAGGCCGATCGCCTCGAAGCCCTGGGCTTCCAGCGCGGCCCTCGCCGTCTCGGCCTGGGCGAGACGCTCGGCGGCTCCGGCGAGCGCCGCCTCGTCTATCAGCTTCTGGTGGGTCTTGAACCAGGGCACATGGGCGTAGCCGAACACCGCAAGGCGCGCGGGGCCCAATCCGGCGGCGAGACTCGCGGTGTGCGCGACGTCCTCCTGCGTCTGGCGCGGCAATCCGTACATCAGATCGAAATTCAGGCTGGTTATGCCGCCCTCCCGCAAGAGAGCGACCGCCTGCGCCACCGTCTCATAGGGCTGCACCCGCCCGGCGGCCTCCTGGACATGGCTGTTGAAATCCTGAACGCCGAGGCTGGCGCGATTGACGCCCACCCGCGCCAGCGCCTCGACGAACCGAGCGTCCAACAGGCGGGGATCGAGTTCTATCGCGTGTTCGGTATGGGGGCCGATCTCGAAATGACGACCGACGCATTCGGCGATTTCGGCAAAGCGAGCCGGACCGAGCATGCCCGGCGTGCCTCCGCCCCAATGGATGCTGACGACCCGCCTCGCCCTGGTCGCGCCGGCGACGAGCTCGATCTCGCGCAGCAGGGTCTCCTTATAGACGGTCAGCGGCGCGTCCTGGCGCAGGGCCTTGGTGTGACACCCGCAGTAGGCGCAGATCTCGGCGCAGAACGGAACGTGGAAATACAGCGAGAGCGTAGCGTTCTCAGGCAGTTCGCCGAGCCAGCAACGGGTCTGCTCGTCGCCGATCTGCGGCGAAAAATGCGGCGCGGTGGGGTAGCTCGTGTAGCGCGGCGCGGCGCGCTCCGCGAGCGCGAGGGAAGCAGAATTCATCAAAGGGCTCGCCGGGTTGTACTTGCGCACATTACCTCGAAGCCTCGCCGATTTGAAGCCTCCGGGGCAAATTCGGGCGGATCGTCGCGCATGGGACCCTCTTTCATTTCATATTGTTCCAATGTTAATTCTTGGGGCGAATTCAGTCCGCGCCATTCGATACCGGGAGAAAGACTTTGACCTTGAGGGTCTTCACGCCTGCCCTTGCACGAAAGCTCTG
Proteins encoded in this window:
- the amoA gene encoding bacterial ammonia monooxygenase, subunit AmoA; this encodes MSLSTEAGAPAGKAWKSKEEFLGCVILTDWILLFILFLVLLGSYHIHYMLLAGDWDFWIDFKDRRMWPTVAPIVAMCFAAAAQSFFWTKFRLPFGATVVVLALLVGEWINRYDNFWGWTFFPISLVFPSALIPMAFWLDIVLLLSGSWLVTALVGSMGWGLLFYPNNWPVLAQYHQAAEVNGVLLTLADLIGFEYVRTGTPEYIRMIERGTLRTFGKDVVPVAAFFSGFVSMLVYFLWWKIGKWFARTDYLANDEI
- the amoC gene encoding bacterial ammonia monooxygenase, subunit AmoC, which gives rise to MSLATEKAAAGQRAEVDSIVNFKPAYIAMFCLGMFYVGIRIYEQYFGWKAGLDSFAPEFQTYWLNIMWTELPLEFISFCAIGGYLWKTRDRNIEAVTPREEMRRLITLVGWLLVYAFTVYWGASYFTEQDGTWHQTVIRDTDFTPSHILEFYLSYPIYIIAGWGAFMYARTRIPMFAKNISVAFLLFFAGPFMIFPNVGLNEWGHTFWFMEELFTAPLHWGFVFFGWFALAVFGVVLQVLGRVIELSKEYEKDVLAL
- a CDS encoding outer membrane protein, with the protein product MNKTRAGRYRRVAWRTLYIALAGGAAGTALAADPSVTSPAPAPAPEAAPQKAPPVPLAVFGDNLPAPGKLVISVIPTFFDNAHVQVGTNNVTPQQVVTFNRWYWNPSTLLTVVPQEQFGKMQTVTLAYGLMKDWSVVLTAGTIQRLSYLNVFGTGPGFGAGNIIQRGTSNPGTDTIADVSASLVWRAYEDPIHRVKVNLGMAFPTGSNHNIGGAVMQTTGTYAINEAFYGMQPGTGTFDVLPGILYGGHLDAWSWGLSYRARLGLGMNPEGYRWGNYQEFNGWFGYTWIPGVTTTFRTNFNIQSQISGADWWLFGKLPSANPLWYGGKRIEVYGGIDIDGKLFGLPGLSVGFEGGVPVYQNLNGPQLAKNWMAGMALRWRVGEEEEEHRTEVAGIFKGPKTAPDAPPRSPWTGAHVGVSAGFTTSADNNSDFIYGGSGGYAALYGSGGLPSNVSLNSRGFIGGVQFGYDRVFCDKYLAGIEADLSGITSGAANWAAWSGNPLTYTQAGRNVPYLGTARGRAGYLVTPAILAYATGGLAWGETDLRATYFSPSLRPVLYQGGSWLGYDDMRLGWTAGAGVEWLVLPRVSVKGEYLYYDLGTANTANVGALYYANKSGLSGVMHTGTFDGHVFRLGVNYHFNGASAEPVVAKY
- the hemN gene encoding oxygen-independent coproporphyrinogen III oxidase, translated to MNSASLALAERAAPRYTSYPTAPHFSPQIGDEQTRCWLGELPENATLSLYFHVPFCAEICAYCGCHTKALRQDAPLTVYKETLLREIELVAGATRARRVVSIHWGGGTPGMLGPARFAEIAECVGRHFEIGPHTEHAIELDPRLLDARFVEALARVGVNRASLGVQDFNSHVQEAAGRVQPYETVAQAVALLREGGITSLNFDLMYGLPRQTQEDVAHTASLAAGLGPARLAVFGYAHVPWFKTHQKLIDEAALAGAAERLAQAETARAALEAQGFEAIGLDHFALPGDPLAQAAREGRMRRNFQGYTTDAADALLPFGVSSIGRLPQGFIGNAADNAGWRRAIEAGRFATARGLAFTQEDIARGEVIERLMCDFTIDYGDLALRHGFDPDAFDAAASELAELERQGLLQLDGRRVAMKPAGRPFVRLAAAAFDAYLAKGAARHSAAV